The following are from one region of the Cytobacillus firmus genome:
- the ftsX gene encoding permease-like cell division protein FtsX produces the protein MKARTLGRHFRESFKSLGRNGWMTFASASAVTVTLILVGVFFVIMMNLNKVATTIEEDVEIRVHIDVAANEQDQDVLRQKIEGIPEVKTVEYSTKEKELDSLINSLGEEGEAFKLFEQDNPLNDVFIVKTKNPADTMKAAKQIEKMEYAAKVKYGQGQVEKLFNFINAGRNVGLVLIIGLLFTAMFLISNTIKITIMSRRNEIEIMRLVGATNSFIRWPFFLEGLWLGLLGSIIPIALVSSAYYYAYDYLAPKLEGHFVKLLEFSPFVYQISGLLILMGALIGVWGSLMSVRKFLKV, from the coding sequence ATGAAAGCTAGAACATTGGGCCGGCACTTCCGCGAAAGTTTTAAAAGTCTCGGGCGAAACGGCTGGATGACATTTGCTTCGGCAAGTGCGGTCACAGTAACCCTCATTTTAGTTGGCGTATTTTTCGTCATTATGATGAATCTCAACAAGGTGGCTACAACCATTGAAGAGGACGTGGAAATCCGCGTTCACATCGATGTTGCTGCAAATGAGCAGGATCAGGACGTTTTACGGCAAAAAATCGAAGGAATACCCGAAGTCAAAACAGTTGAATATTCAACTAAGGAAAAAGAGCTTGATAGTTTAATAAACAGCCTTGGTGAAGAAGGCGAAGCCTTCAAACTGTTCGAACAGGATAATCCGCTGAACGATGTATTTATCGTAAAGACGAAAAACCCGGCAGACACAATGAAAGCTGCAAAGCAGATTGAGAAAATGGAATATGCGGCAAAAGTAAAATATGGGCAGGGACAGGTTGAAAAACTATTCAACTTTATCAATGCCGGACGAAATGTTGGCCTTGTGCTGATTATCGGCTTATTATTTACTGCCATGTTCCTGATTTCCAATACCATTAAAATTACGATTATGTCACGAAGAAACGAAATTGAGATTATGAGATTGGTAGGAGCAACCAACTCGTTCATCAGATGGCCATTCTTCCTTGAAGGTTTATGGCTTGGACTGCTTGGATCCATTATTCCAATTGCGCTTGTTTCATCAGCATACTATTACGCCTATGATTACTTAGCGCCAAAGCTTGAAGGACATTTTGTCAAGCTGCTGGAGTTTAGTCCGTTTGTCTATCAGATTTCCGGGCTTCTTATCCTGATGGGTGCCCTCATTGGTGTATGGGGAAGCCTGATGTCAGTCAGAAAGTTCCTGAAAGTATAA
- a CDS encoding murein hydrolase activator EnvC family protein gives MKKSIITLSLAAVLGFGSITVGMPVEKASAANKLNDLNSQKNKINEQRSGVESKLNDTDNKISENQSEQQSVQSEIERLDKAISDALAKIEEKNQEIADTKKEIEKLEAEIKVLVERIKKRNELLKDRARNYQETGGMVSYIDVLMGAQSFGDFVERVGAVATIVEADQDILQAHQADKDELEKKQNQVKEELASLETMRAELEGMKKSLNAQKAEKDKLLASLKHKEEEMHAHKLELSEENEILAAQEAAIQRAIKLEQERQAEAARQAELAKQKAAAEAAKAAKAAKKSSSSSAGSSSSSDSGTSNSPQVSAPSVSSGAWTRPASGRLSSGFGNRSLGDHFGVDIASGGTVPIMAAADGVVIRSYYSSSYGNAIFIAHSVGGQTYTTVYAHMSSRSVGSGQTVSKGQQIGIMGNTGQSYGQHLHFELHRGSWNAGKTNAINPIGIVPL, from the coding sequence TTGAAGAAATCCATCATCACATTATCATTAGCTGCCGTTCTGGGATTTGGCAGCATAACAGTGGGGATGCCTGTTGAGAAGGCGTCTGCAGCAAATAAACTAAACGATTTAAACAGTCAAAAGAACAAAATTAACGAACAGCGTTCCGGAGTAGAATCGAAATTAAACGATACAGATAATAAGATCAGCGAAAACCAGAGCGAGCAGCAATCTGTACAAAGTGAGATTGAGCGTCTGGATAAGGCGATTAGTGATGCTTTAGCTAAAATTGAAGAAAAGAATCAAGAAATCGCTGATACTAAAAAGGAAATTGAGAAACTTGAAGCAGAAATTAAAGTATTAGTAGAGCGCATCAAAAAGCGTAATGAGCTATTAAAAGACCGTGCACGCAACTACCAGGAAACTGGCGGAATGGTGAGTTATATTGATGTTTTAATGGGTGCGCAGAGCTTTGGAGATTTTGTTGAACGCGTTGGAGCAGTTGCAACAATCGTAGAAGCTGACCAGGATATTTTACAAGCGCATCAGGCGGATAAAGACGAGCTTGAGAAAAAACAGAATCAGGTAAAAGAAGAGCTAGCCTCTTTAGAAACAATGCGTGCCGAGCTTGAAGGCATGAAAAAGAGCTTAAACGCTCAAAAAGCAGAGAAAGATAAACTACTTGCATCCCTAAAGCATAAAGAAGAGGAAATGCATGCCCACAAGCTTGAACTGTCTGAAGAAAATGAGATTCTTGCAGCGCAGGAAGCGGCAATTCAAAGAGCGATCAAGCTTGAGCAGGAAAGACAGGCAGAAGCAGCAAGACAAGCTGAACTGGCAAAACAAAAGGCGGCAGCAGAAGCGGCTAAAGCAGCTAAAGCGGCCAAGAAGAGCAGTTCTTCATCAGCAGGAAGCAGCTCATCATCTGACAGCGGTACATCAAACAGCCCGCAGGTATCTGCACCTTCAGTATCTAGCGGTGCATGGACAAGACCTGCATCAGGAAGACTTTCTTCCGGTTTTGGTAACCGTTCATTAGGTGACCACTTTGGAGTAGATATTGCTTCAGGCGGTACAGTGCCAATCATGGCGGCAGCTGATGGTGTTGTCATCCGTTCATACTATTCCAGCAGCTATGGAAATGCGATTTTCATTGCCCACTCTGTAGGCGGACAAACGTATACTACTGTATATGCCCACATGAGTAGCCGTTCTGTCGGTTCTGGCCAGACTGTTTCTAAAGGCCAGCAAATCGGCATCATGGGTAACACGGGACAATCTTACGGCCAGCATTTGCACTTCGAACTTCACAGAGGTTCTTGGAATGCAGGCAAAACAAATGCAATCAATCCAATTGGCATCGTGCCTCTATAA
- a CDS encoding S41 family peptidase, whose amino-acid sequence MSRKWIAVLMTGSLLTGAGGTYAGMQWLAKEAPQTGAPNQLIDSKENGKQADQEKVEKMETAYQLILNSYVEKVEEKQLVEGAIQGMLATLEDPYSVYMDEETAKQFSDTLESSFEGIGAEVSMVDGKIIIVAPFKDSPAEKAGLKPKDEILKVDGESVKGLDLYKATMKIRGKKGTKVELEVARQGLKEPLQIKVKRDEIPQITVYSEIKKERGKEVGYLEITSFSEDTSKEFAKQLSEMEQEGIEGLVIDVRGNPGGLLTSVQEILKELVTADKPYLQIEKRNGEKMRYFSTLENPKSYPIAVLVDKGSASASEILAGALKEAEDYAIIGEKSFGKGTVQQPVPMGDGSNIKLTLFKWLTPDGNWIHNKGIKPTLEVKQPDIYQTHPLQVEKPLAIDMNNEMVKNAQGILAGLGYAPGRTDGYFNDSTEAAVKVFQQQKELEATGRIDKKTAAALEQAAIEEMKKEQNDLQLQTALRYVAK is encoded by the coding sequence ATGAGCAGAAAGTGGATCGCCGTGCTGATGACGGGATCATTGCTGACAGGGGCTGGCGGTACATATGCAGGCATGCAGTGGCTGGCAAAGGAAGCTCCGCAGACAGGAGCCCCAAATCAATTAATAGATTCCAAGGAAAACGGAAAACAAGCTGATCAAGAGAAGGTCGAAAAGATGGAAACAGCCTATCAGCTGATTTTAAATAGCTATGTGGAAAAAGTAGAGGAAAAGCAGCTTGTGGAAGGAGCTATCCAGGGCATGCTTGCAACCCTCGAAGATCCATACTCAGTTTATATGGATGAAGAAACGGCAAAACAATTCAGTGATACATTGGAATCCTCTTTTGAAGGGATCGGTGCAGAAGTCAGCATGGTGGACGGGAAAATCATTATTGTGGCGCCTTTTAAGGATTCACCGGCTGAAAAAGCGGGGTTAAAGCCAAAAGATGAAATCTTAAAAGTGGATGGGGAAAGTGTGAAGGGTCTTGATTTATATAAAGCGACCATGAAAATCCGCGGTAAAAAAGGTACGAAAGTAGAGCTTGAAGTTGCACGCCAAGGTCTGAAGGAGCCTCTCCAGATAAAAGTAAAAAGAGATGAGATTCCTCAAATTACTGTTTACTCAGAAATTAAGAAGGAAAGAGGAAAAGAGGTAGGGTATCTGGAGATCACCTCCTTTTCCGAAGATACATCGAAAGAATTTGCGAAACAGCTGAGTGAAATGGAACAGGAAGGGATCGAGGGACTTGTTATCGATGTGCGCGGAAATCCCGGCGGCCTCCTGACCTCTGTTCAGGAAATCCTGAAGGAATTAGTTACGGCTGACAAACCCTATTTGCAGATTGAAAAGCGGAATGGGGAGAAAATGAGATATTTTTCCACACTAGAAAATCCAAAAAGCTATCCGATTGCCGTTCTTGTGGATAAAGGAAGTGCCTCTGCCTCGGAGATTCTGGCCGGCGCCCTGAAAGAAGCGGAGGATTATGCCATTATCGGTGAGAAATCATTTGGAAAAGGGACTGTTCAGCAGCCTGTTCCGATGGGGGACGGCAGTAATATCAAACTCACTTTATTTAAATGGCTGACTCCGGACGGAAACTGGATTCATAACAAAGGAATCAAGCCTACCCTTGAGGTGAAACAGCCGGACATCTATCAGACTCATCCTTTGCAGGTGGAGAAGCCTTTGGCAATCGATATGAATAATGAAATGGTGAAGAATGCACAGGGAATTCTGGCGGGTCTGGGATATGCTCCGGGCAGGACAGATGGCTATTTCAATGATTCCACTGAAGCAGCAGTGAAAGTCTTTCAGCAGCAAAAAGAGCTTGAAGCAACCGGCCGAATAGACAAAAAAACCGCAGCAGCGCTTGAACAGGCCGCCATCGAAGAAATGAAAAAAGAGCAGAACGATCTGCAGCTGCAGACGGCTTTGAGATATGTAGCCAAATAG
- a CDS encoding PDZ domain-containing protein translates to MIEEWIFEFLKGTGKLLLNPVFYYLFFVAAFLGISRVKRERKDFSVRAENAYFELRQLLPLGILAGLAVSVVMVGAGIVLPLETIVFTAALTFLWSLTAKVRWMAPVYTLGFAFFATMFAFEQKWPLPSFAQSESDVDSSIFPSIAVLLALLVIAEGFLIIRNGRKGTSPRLVKSKRGQTIGIHESKRIWMVPVFLLIPGEALQLPFEWWPMLPIGGETYSLLLVPFSIGFHQRIQGTLPKEATALLGQRISVFGILLLLISAAGYWYPLAAVGAAALAIIGREFISLRQRMAEDQAPFYFSKRNQGIMVLGVVPDSPADKMSLGVGEVVTKVNGVKIHDEKGFYEALQKNGAHCKLEIFDVNGQVRFVQRALYEGDHHELGLLFVQDEKKWDSEAV, encoded by the coding sequence TTGATAGAAGAGTGGATTTTTGAGTTTCTTAAAGGAACGGGAAAGCTGCTGTTGAATCCGGTATTTTATTACCTGTTTTTTGTGGCAGCCTTTTTAGGTATTTCCCGTGTGAAGCGAGAGCGAAAGGACTTTTCGGTCCGTGCAGAAAATGCCTATTTTGAGTTGAGGCAGCTTCTTCCGCTGGGGATTCTGGCAGGTCTTGCCGTAAGCGTGGTAATGGTGGGAGCGGGAATAGTCCTGCCGTTGGAGACGATTGTGTTTACCGCCGCACTTACGTTTCTGTGGAGCTTAACGGCAAAAGTGAGATGGATGGCGCCAGTTTATACGCTGGGCTTTGCCTTTTTCGCCACAATGTTTGCTTTTGAACAGAAGTGGCCATTGCCGTCATTCGCCCAGTCGGAATCAGATGTTGACTCTTCCATCTTCCCATCCATCGCTGTTCTCCTTGCCCTTTTGGTGATTGCAGAAGGCTTCCTGATTATAAGAAACGGTAGGAAAGGTACATCTCCAAGGCTTGTAAAGAGTAAAAGGGGACAAACTATCGGCATACACGAGTCCAAAAGAATCTGGATGGTGCCTGTGTTTCTATTGATTCCGGGAGAGGCGCTGCAGCTGCCGTTTGAGTGGTGGCCAATGCTGCCAATTGGCGGTGAAACGTATTCACTCCTTCTTGTTCCGTTTTCAATCGGGTTTCATCAGAGAATCCAAGGCACGCTTCCTAAAGAGGCAACAGCCCTGCTTGGACAAAGAATCAGCGTGTTCGGCATACTTTTATTGCTGATTTCGGCTGCAGGCTACTGGTATCCGCTTGCTGCCGTGGGTGCAGCAGCACTTGCGATCATCGGGCGTGAATTTATCTCGCTCCGCCAGAGAATGGCAGAGGATCAGGCGCCGTTTTACTTTTCCAAGCGCAATCAGGGAATCATGGTACTCGGGGTAGTTCCTGATTCACCAGCTGATAAAATGTCTCTTGGAGTGGGAGAGGTTGTTACAAAAGTCAATGGCGTAAAAATCCATGATGAGAAAGGCTTCTACGAGGCTCTGCAAAAGAACGGAGCTCATTGCAAGCTTGAGATCTTTGATGTGAACGGGCAGGTTCGTTTCGTTCAGCGTGCTCTCTATGAAGGTGACCATCATGAACTGGGGCTGCTGTTTGTTCAGGATGAGAAGAAGTGGGATAGTGAAGCGGTTTAA
- a CDS encoding AI-2E family transporter, translating to MAKKKLHYWTLQLLIILTIIYVSTKISFLFIPVGIFVSTLFFPIIITGFLYFLLNPLVRLLQRYKVPRTAAILIIYAAVIGLVTLVIGNIAPLISRQVTELFNDLPGYAKTTRDFVNSMSNTEEFKWFLAQDYISIQEIEARIMDYANTLPSRLTQGVAGIVSLITNIAITIVTVPFLLFYMFKDGDKFPAAVSKFLPVAYREEGVKTLKETGETLSSYIQGQITVALFVGTLSFIGYLIIDLPYALVMALIVAITNIIPYVGPFLGGAPAVIVALFDSPTKALLVVVVIVIAQQVEGNVLSPLILGKTLNTHPATIIILLLVAGNLAGILGMILAIPTYAVTKTIVLNTIRFLRARKAARLEESVT from the coding sequence GTGGCAAAGAAAAAACTGCATTACTGGACTTTGCAATTACTGATAATTTTAACAATCATCTATGTATCAACAAAAATTTCTTTTCTGTTTATACCGGTCGGCATCTTTGTATCTACTCTGTTTTTTCCAATCATTATAACGGGATTTCTGTATTTCTTATTGAACCCGCTGGTCAGATTGCTGCAGCGCTATAAGGTGCCAAGAACGGCAGCTATTCTAATCATTTATGCAGCTGTTATCGGTTTAGTGACGCTTGTGATTGGCAACATTGCACCGCTTATCAGCAGACAGGTTACTGAATTATTCAATGATCTGCCGGGATATGCGAAAACGACAAGAGACTTTGTTAATTCAATGTCTAACACAGAAGAGTTTAAGTGGTTTTTGGCACAGGACTACATTTCAATACAAGAAATTGAAGCCCGCATTATGGATTATGCGAATACGCTCCCAAGCCGTTTGACACAGGGAGTAGCCGGCATTGTCAGCCTGATCACGAATATTGCAATCACGATTGTCACGGTGCCTTTCCTGTTGTTTTATATGTTCAAAGATGGTGATAAGTTTCCTGCCGCCGTTTCGAAGTTTCTTCCTGTTGCTTACAGAGAAGAAGGGGTTAAAACCCTTAAAGAAACAGGCGAAACCCTTTCTTCTTACATTCAGGGGCAGATTACTGTGGCGCTGTTTGTAGGGACACTATCATTTATCGGTTATTTAATCATTGATCTGCCTTATGCACTTGTTATGGCGCTGATTGTGGCCATCACTAATATCATTCCTTATGTCGGACCATTTCTTGGCGGTGCACCTGCCGTAATCGTCGCACTTTTTGACTCGCCGACTAAGGCCCTTCTGGTTGTCGTGGTCATCGTGATTGCCCAGCAGGTTGAAGGGAACGTGCTGTCGCCGCTGATTCTCGGCAAAACCTTAAACACACATCCGGCCACCATCATTATCCTATTGCTGGTTGCAGGCAATCTTGCCGGAATTCTTGGCATGATTCTGGCGATTCCTACCTATGCTGTGACTAAAACGATTGTTTTAAATACAATAAGGTTTTTAAGGGCGAGGAAAGCAGCTCGGCTCGAGGAATCGGTTACGTGA
- a CDS encoding NRDE family protein, with translation MCLILFAYKVHPKYKLIVAANRDEFYERPTAPAHFWEDHPHILAGRDLRKMGTWMGVTKNGRFAALTNYRDPNEVTEGKMSRGDLVADFLKGSASPADFMNRASEHRISYPGYNLLAGNLDELFYYSNVEDRIEQLQPGVYGVSNHVLDTEWPKVKKGKEGLSALLDNAEGNLTEELFTLLRNADPAPDDRLPKTGVSLEWERILSPLFIKSDGYGTRSSTVLLMSEDEIFYKERVHNGDETQEQEFIFKK, from the coding sequence ATGTGTCTAATCCTTTTCGCATACAAAGTTCATCCGAAGTATAAGCTGATTGTTGCAGCCAATCGCGACGAATTTTACGAGCGTCCGACTGCGCCTGCACATTTTTGGGAGGACCATCCCCACATTCTCGCCGGACGCGATTTGAGAAAAATGGGAACGTGGATGGGTGTCACTAAAAATGGCAGATTTGCAGCTCTGACCAATTACCGTGATCCGAATGAAGTCACAGAAGGCAAGATGTCGAGAGGAGATTTGGTGGCGGATTTTTTGAAGGGCAGTGCTTCGCCTGCTGATTTTATGAACAGGGCATCTGAACACCGCATCAGCTATCCGGGCTACAATCTGCTGGCGGGCAATTTGGATGAGCTCTTTTATTATTCGAACGTGGAGGATCGAATAGAGCAGCTTCAGCCAGGGGTGTACGGGGTCAGCAACCATGTGCTGGATACCGAGTGGCCGAAGGTAAAAAAAGGGAAGGAGGGCTTATCTGCTCTCTTAGATAATGCAGAGGGAAACTTAACAGAAGAACTGTTCACACTTCTCCGGAATGCAGACCCTGCCCCGGATGACAGGCTTCCGAAAACAGGAGTTTCTCTTGAATGGGAACGGATTCTGTCTCCATTATTTATCAAAAGCGATGGCTACGGAACCAGGAGTTCTACTGTGCTGCTGATGTCAGAGGATGAAATTTTTTATAAGGAAAGGGTTCATAATGGGGATGAGACGCAGGAACAGGAATTTATCTTTAAAAAATAA
- a CDS encoding PAS domain-containing sensor histidine kinase → MIMSENPADLLADKVEARNLQLAIQHSSDVIARVTKEGIALYVSPSCLPTLGYSPQDFYRSSLYTYCHPNDRDLLRDALAELAQLPHNRETFRFRHKEGHYLWLEANFSVINDDKEMMCIIRDMTQRIIMEEEILETQEKYRFLVEYSKDTIGMVTQKGIWTYINNEGKKLFGYTSIKEMIGTSLHDYIPPSEHSTLDDFLQTKLSVNFELNLIRTDGQIRKAEVQLIPTTFKNRKVYQIIIKDVTGQKKTEEKLQNAEKLSVVGQLAAGIAHEIRNPLTAIKGFTQLLYEEHKDNFAEVILNELERIEGIVNDLLVLAKPQITEIEETCLTNVVKSVITLLNSQAVMENILIELTQSPGEFFVKCEKDKIKQVLINIIKNSMEAMPMGGKINVDIRQENHSVIITVEDEGIGIPEERLAKLGEPFYSTKEKGTGLGIMICKKIIKNHGGNLYIDSRENEGTTVQITLPFA, encoded by the coding sequence ATGATTATGTCCGAGAATCCGGCAGATTTACTCGCGGACAAAGTCGAAGCGAGGAATCTGCAGCTGGCCATTCAGCATTCCAGTGACGTGATTGCAAGAGTGACAAAAGAAGGCATTGCTTTATATGTCTCCCCTTCCTGCCTGCCGACACTGGGGTATTCACCGCAGGATTTTTACCGGAGCAGCCTTTACACATACTGCCATCCAAATGACCGGGATCTTCTAAGAGATGCACTGGCCGAGCTCGCACAGCTTCCACATAATCGGGAGACTTTTCGTTTCAGGCATAAGGAAGGACATTATTTGTGGCTGGAAGCCAATTTTTCAGTCATTAATGATGATAAAGAAATGATGTGCATCATTCGGGATATGACTCAGAGAATTATCATGGAAGAGGAAATTCTTGAAACACAGGAGAAGTACCGTTTTCTGGTGGAGTACTCCAAGGATACGATCGGAATGGTGACTCAAAAGGGGATTTGGACCTATATCAATAATGAAGGGAAGAAGCTCTTCGGGTACACGAGCATCAAAGAGATGATCGGCACCTCCCTCCACGACTACATTCCTCCTTCAGAACATTCCACCCTCGATGATTTTCTGCAAACAAAGCTGAGCGTAAATTTTGAGCTTAATCTGATCCGGACTGACGGACAAATAAGAAAAGCCGAAGTCCAGCTGATTCCAACCACTTTCAAGAACAGAAAGGTCTACCAGATCATTATCAAAGATGTAACCGGACAAAAGAAGACAGAAGAAAAGCTGCAGAATGCTGAAAAGCTTTCCGTGGTCGGTCAGCTTGCAGCAGGCATTGCCCATGAGATCCGCAACCCGCTCACAGCCATAAAAGGCTTTACACAGTTATTATACGAAGAACATAAAGACAATTTCGCAGAAGTCATTCTAAATGAGCTGGAACGTATTGAAGGCATCGTCAATGACCTGCTCGTTCTTGCTAAACCTCAAATAACCGAAATAGAAGAAACATGCCTGACAAACGTAGTAAAAAGTGTGATTACTCTATTGAACAGCCAGGCAGTCATGGAAAATATACTGATCGAATTAACTCAGTCGCCCGGAGAATTCTTTGTGAAGTGTGAAAAAGATAAAATTAAACAGGTGCTGATAAACATCATTAAGAACTCAATGGAAGCCATGCCAATGGGCGGAAAAATAAACGTCGATATCCGCCAGGAGAACCACTCTGTCATCATCACTGTCGAGGATGAAGGAATCGGCATACCGGAAGAACGCCTCGCCAAACTGGGAGAGCCGTTTTACAGCACAAAAGAAAAAGGGACAGGTCTTGGCATCATGATCTGCAAAAAAATCATTAAAAACCACGGAGGAAACCTTTACATCGACAGCAGGGAAAATGAAGGCACAACGGTGCAGATTACTTTGCCGTTTGCCTGA
- a CDS encoding methionine ABC transporter ATP-binding protein, with amino-acid sequence MIEFQNLKKVYESGGQQVAALDGIDLKINKGEIFGVIGFSGAGKSSLIRCVNWLEKPTSGKVIVNGHDLTALSVKEIREVKRNIGMVFQHFNLLNSKTVFANVAMPLTLAKIPKDEIKKRVHELLDFVGLADKANSYPDQLSGGQKQRIGIARALATQPSILLCDEATSALDPQTTSSILQLLKKINKEYNITILIITHEMSVIREICDRVAVIEAGKIIEEGTVFNVFSSPKTPTAKNFVSTVMNDQIPDSIKQVIEKQQGLQKVFRINFVGNSAGQPLLSQVAKKFNIDFNVLFGNITELQGTPFGNLIVEFQGPDSEIRRAIQYISQEKVSIKEVTSRAS; translated from the coding sequence ATGATAGAGTTTCAAAATTTAAAGAAGGTCTATGAAAGCGGAGGTCAGCAGGTAGCTGCTCTGGATGGAATAGATTTAAAGATTAATAAGGGTGAGATTTTCGGAGTGATTGGCTTCAGTGGTGCGGGAAAGAGCTCTTTGATCCGCTGTGTCAATTGGCTGGAGAAGCCGACTTCAGGGAAGGTCATTGTCAACGGGCATGATTTGACGGCTTTATCTGTAAAAGAAATTCGTGAAGTGAAAAGAAACATCGGGATGGTCTTTCAGCACTTTAACCTTCTAAACTCGAAAACCGTGTTTGCCAATGTGGCGATGCCGCTTACACTGGCTAAGATCCCTAAGGATGAAATAAAAAAGCGTGTCCATGAACTATTAGATTTTGTAGGGCTTGCCGATAAGGCGAACAGCTATCCTGATCAGCTATCAGGCGGGCAAAAGCAGCGAATCGGGATTGCAAGGGCACTGGCGACCCAGCCTTCCATTCTATTATGTGATGAAGCAACGTCAGCTCTGGATCCGCAGACCACCAGCTCGATCCTGCAGCTGCTGAAAAAAATAAATAAAGAATACAACATTACCATTCTGATCATTACCCATGAAATGTCTGTTATCAGGGAGATCTGTGATCGTGTCGCTGTCATCGAGGCAGGAAAAATTATTGAAGAAGGAACCGTCTTCAATGTCTTTTCCTCACCCAAAACTCCAACAGCGAAAAACTTTGTCAGCACGGTTATGAATGATCAAATACCTGACTCCATTAAGCAAGTAATTGAAAAACAGCAGGGGCTTCAAAAGGTATTCAGAATCAACTTTGTCGGAAATTCTGCCGGGCAGCCGTTGCTTTCTCAGGTTGCCAAAAAGTTTAATATCGACTTCAACGTCCTGTTTGGAAATATTACTGAACTGCAGGGAACACCATTTGGCAACCTGATTGTCGAATTTCAGGGTCCGGACAGTGAAATCAGACGTGCTATTCAGTACATCAGCCAGGAAAAAGTTTCAATAAAGGAAGTGACATCACGTGCTAGTTAA
- a CDS encoding methionine ABC transporter permease: MLVNQEKIIEALIETVQMVAFSLLFSALIGLPLGILLVVTRKGHLLENTVVFNIINSIINIFRSVPFIILMVAIIPITRMIVGTSIGTAAAVVPLVFYAGPYIARLIENSLLEVDPGVIEAAEAMGATPGQIILKFLIPEALSSLVLGFTIATIGLVGASAMAGAVGGGGLGDLAITYGYQRFDTTVMLITVAILVVMVQGLQSFGNILSKKIRRR, from the coding sequence GTGCTAGTTAACCAGGAAAAAATCATCGAAGCCTTAATCGAAACGGTCCAAATGGTGGCATTCTCATTGCTGTTTTCAGCTCTTATCGGACTGCCGCTTGGCATATTGCTTGTTGTGACAAGAAAAGGGCATCTGCTGGAAAACACCGTTGTTTTTAACATCATAAACAGCATTATTAATATTTTCAGATCAGTCCCCTTCATCATTTTAATGGTAGCCATCATCCCAATCACCAGAATGATTGTCGGAACATCGATTGGAACTGCTGCAGCCGTAGTGCCGCTCGTCTTTTATGCAGGACCATACATTGCGAGATTAATAGAAAATTCATTGCTTGAGGTTGATCCGGGAGTCATTGAAGCGGCAGAAGCAATGGGAGCGACACCGGGACAGATCATTTTAAAGTTCCTGATTCCGGAAGCACTCAGTTCGCTGGTATTGGGCTTTACCATTGCGACAATCGGTCTGGTCGGAGCATCTGCCATGGCCGGGGCAGTCGGAGGCGGAGGCCTAGGTGACCTTGCCATTACATATGGCTATCAGCGATTCGATACAACCGTCATGCTGATTACCGTTGCAATTTTAGTGGTCATGGTTCAAGGCCTGCAGTCATTCGGAAATATTTTATCCAAAAAAATCAGAAGAAGATAA
- a CDS encoding MetQ/NlpA family ABC transporter substrate-binding protein produces the protein MKKLFLSFIILALAVFTAACSSTTGGEETKKVKLGVSGSDTRIWDFIAEKAEKEGIEIEVVTFSDYVQPNVALAEDDLDVNAFQTVAYFDTFIKEHNMDLTPIATTVLAPMGLYSEKVKSVEDIPEGGKIAIPNDASNGGRALLLLEEAGLIKLSEDYDGNLDLNKIVENTKNLEFVEMVSAQTPRALPDVSASVINNGIAVDAGFKPTKDSVFIESETATPYVNIIAVRTEDKDNKTLKRIAELYQEDDVADFITKEYDGSMIPTFIPLSDIGW, from the coding sequence ATGAAAAAACTATTTTTATCATTCATTATTTTAGCATTGGCTGTGTTCACTGCGGCATGCTCAAGCACAACTGGCGGAGAAGAAACAAAGAAGGTTAAATTGGGTGTCAGCGGATCAGATACACGCATCTGGGACTTTATTGCAGAAAAAGCTGAAAAGGAAGGCATTGAAATTGAGGTTGTGACATTCTCAGATTATGTACAGCCAAATGTCGCCCTCGCAGAAGATGATCTTGACGTGAATGCATTCCAGACAGTCGCTTATTTCGACACTTTTATTAAAGAGCATAATATGGATCTTACACCGATTGCGACAACTGTTTTAGCACCAATGGGTCTTTATTCTGAGAAAGTAAAATCTGTAGAAGACATTCCGGAAGGCGGCAAGATCGCCATTCCAAATGATGCTTCAAATGGCGGTAGAGCCCTTCTTTTACTGGAGGAAGCTGGCCTGATCAAATTATCCGAGGACTATGACGGAAATCTGGACTTGAATAAAATCGTTGAAAACACGAAGAACCTTGAATTTGTAGAAATGGTATCAGCGCAGACGCCGCGTGCCCTTCCGGATGTCTCGGCTTCAGTCATCAATAACGGAATTGCCGTAGACGCCGGCTTTAAGCCAACTAAGGATTCAGTGTTTATTGAAAGCGAAACCGCTACACCTTATGTAAATATCATTGCTGTCAGAACAGAAGACAAGGATAACAAAACGCTTAAGAGAATTGCTGAACTTTACCAGGAAGATGATGTTGCTGATTTCATCACGAAAGAATATGACGGAAGCATGATCCCGACTTTCATTCCATTAAGTGATATTGGCTGGTAA